Part of the Aquificaceae bacterium genome is shown below.
GGCTCAATGCAAAGTTTCTGTTCCTGTTATTTCAGTTGGTAATCTGTCTGTGGGAGGAAGTGGGAAAAGCTCCTTGGTTAGGTATATAGCCAATATGCTCTCTGAAAACCTAAGGGTATGCATCCTTTCAAGAGGCTACAAAAGGAGCACAAAGGGGACACTTTTGGTCTCTGAATGGGGCAGGTTAAAAGCAAGCTGGCAGGAGGCTGGAGATGAGCCTTATATGTTGGCAAAGCTACTGCCAAGGGTTAGCCTTGTGGTGGATGAGGTGCGGTGCAGGGGTGCGGACTTTGCCCTTAGGGAATTAAAACCAGAGCTTATTATCCTTGACGATGGCTTTCAGCACAGGAAAATACACAGAGACTTAGACCTTCTTCTTCTCAGAAAAAGAGACTTCTCAGACAGGGTTTTGCCTTTTGGTAGATTGAGAGAGCCTCTTGAGTGCATGGAAAGGGCGGACGCTTTTGTGCTTTCATACGTAGAGCTTGAGGACTTTGACTGGAGACATGCTCACAAGCCTACTTTTAAGATGCGTAGAAGTGGCTGGAGGATACTTAGGAGCACAGACCACAGGCAGGTAGAAAACTACCATGAGCTTAGCTTTTTAGCCTTTTGTGGACTTGGAGACAACGAGCAGTTTTTCCAAACCCTTAGAAGATTAGGCATAAGACTGGAAGACACCCTTGGCTTTCCAGACCACTATCACTATAGAGGCTTCAAACTTCAAGATGACAAGTTATACATAACCACCTTAAAGGACCTTGTAAAGTTAGAGCCTGCGGAAAACCTTTTCTATCTTGACTTTGAAGTGGAAGTGGAGGGCTTGAAAGAGTTTTTAGAAAGTTTTATAATTAATAGACTGCAGAGGGTCGGTAGCTCAGCTGGCAGAGC
Proteins encoded:
- the lpxK gene encoding tetraacyldisaccharide 4'-kinase, yielding MAQCKVSVPVISVGNLSVGGSGKSSLVRYIANMLSENLRVCILSRGYKRSTKGTLLVSEWGRLKASWQEAGDEPYMLAKLLPRVSLVVDEVRCRGADFALRELKPELIILDDGFQHRKIHRDLDLLLLRKRDFSDRVLPFGRLREPLECMERADAFVLSYVELEDFDWRHAHKPTFKMRRSGWRILRSTDHRQVENYHELSFLAFCGLGDNEQFFQTLRRLGIRLEDTLGFPDHYHYRGFKLQDDKLYITTLKDLVKLEPAENLFYLDFEVEVEGLKEFLESFIINRLQRVGSSAGRATDS